DNA sequence from the Sulfurimonas sp. HSL3-1 genome:
CGGCCTGGCGCGGATGGAGTTCATCATCAACGAATCCATCAAGGTTCACCCCATGGCGCTGGTCCACCCCGAAAAGACGGACCTGGCAACGCGGGTGCAGATCGAAGCCCTCAGCGCCGCCTACGAGGGGCCGGAAGATTTCTTCGTTAAGCGCCTCTCCGAGGGGGTGGCGACGATCGCGTCGGCGGTCTACCCCGACCCCTGCGTCGTGCGCATGAGCGACTTCAAGACGAACGAGTACGCCACCCTCGCGGGCGGGCAGTTCTTCGAACCGCTGGACGAGGCGAACCCGATGATCGGCTTCCGGGGCGCGGCGCGCTACAGCCACCCCGCCTACGAGGAGGGGTTCGCGCTGGAGTGCGCCGCGATGAAGCGGGTCAGAAACGAGATGGGCTTTACGAACGTCATCTTGATGATCCCTTTCTGCCGCCGGGTCGAAGAGGGGCGGCGGGTCGTCGAGACGATGGCGAAGCACGGGCTGGTGCGGGGAGAGAACGGGCTGCAGATCTACGTGATGTGCGAAATTCCCAACAACGTCATCTCCATCGACGGCTTCAGCGAGGTTTTCGACGGTTTCAGCATCGGCAGCAACGACCTCACCCAGCTCACCCTGGGCGTCGACCGCGACAGCGAGATCGTCGCCTTTGATTACGAGGAGCGGGACGAGGGGGTGCTGAAGATGATCGAGATGGCCGTCGAGGGGGCCAAGCGCAACGGCCGCCACAGCGGCATCTGCGGGCAGGCCCCGTCGGACTACCCGGAGGTCGCGGAGTTCCTGGTACGCCTCGGGATCGACTCTATCAGCCTTAATCCCGACAGCGTGCTGACGACACTTCCGAAGATTATTGATCTGGAAGCGGCAGAGCAGAAAGCGCAGACGGGAGAATAGACGTTCCGCAGCCATTGAAGGCTGCAAATGGGGTGTTACTGTGCGAGGATGATGGCGCTGGCTTTGATCAGTGCGTAGACGGTGTCCCCTTTGGCGACGCCAAGCTCCTTGGCCGCTTCTTCGGTGATGATCGCCGTCAGGACCGCGCTGCCCATGGCCAGTTTGAGTTCGCAGCTTACCGGGCCTTCGATCATGTCGCTGACCGTCGTTTCGATGACGTTCCGTGTGCTGATCTTGCCGGGTTTCTCCTTGGCGATCATGACGAATGAGGCCTTGATGATGGCGTAGACTTCCGAACCGGCCGTCAGTCCCATCTCGGAGACCGCCTCTTTGGTAATGATGGCCTTGAGCGGGGTGCCTGCCACGTCCATCACCACTTCGCTGTTGACGGTTCCCCCGATAATCTCTGTCACCGTTGCCTTGATCTGGTTGCGTGCACTGGTTTTCATGAATTCTCCTCAAAATTAATGTTTTTAGGAAGAAAGTATCACCTATTTACCCTTAATGATAACAATGAATAATTATTTTTATTTAATATTCTTATGAGTTAAAGAAGGAAGAACTCGGTCAGAGAGAGCACTGTGGCCATCGAACCGAGCGTCAGGATGAAGAACTGTGCGGTGCGCCATCCAAGCTTGAGACCGCCGATCCAGAAGACGATGCCGAGTTTGACGAGCGAATTCGTTACCGAGGCGATGACGATGCCGTTCATGGCGGTGCTTTTGAGCAGTTTGCCGTCCTTGCTCAGTTCCGAGAGCGAAAGGGTGATGGCATCGACATCGGTAATACCGGAGATCAGCGAAACGATGTAGACGCCGACGTTGCCGAAGCGGTTCTCCGTAAAAGCGATCGCCCCGTAGATGACGCCGAAGATCAGGCCGAATTTGATCGCTTCGCTCAGCTGCAGCGGGTTTTTCGTGATCGCCTCGTTCTCGAGATGGATATCGGCACTCTGCGAACGGGTATAAAGGTAGTAGGTGAAGAGCAGGCCCACGGCCGTCGCGGCGAGGAAAGCGGGGGCGAGGAGCTTGGCGAGGGCGGGATAGATGACGGCCGCCTCGAAGAGGACGCGCAGGTACATGAAGGTGCAGGCGACGGCCACGCCGGCGGCGTAGTTGTTGAGCAGACTGAACTGATTTGCGAACATCTTCGAAAGCGAGACGGCCACGCCGGTGGAGGAGATGAGCCCGCCGGCAGCCCCGGTGATGAAGAGGCCGCGCTTGTGTCCGAAGAGCTTGACGGCGGCATACCCCACAAAGGAGATAGCGGCGATGATGACGGCCATCAGCCAGGTCTTGTAGGGGTTGAAGAGTTCATAGGGGCCGATCATCTCGTTGGGCAACACCGGGAGCACGATAAAGCTCATCGCCAGCAGCAAGACGGCGGCATTGATGTCGGTGGAGGAGAGGTGCGCTTCGAACTCCCGCAAA
Encoded proteins:
- a CDS encoding MgtC/SapB family protein is translated as MEYAVLKSMVIALLLGFMIGMQRTMSRMPQSGQSFAGSRTFALLALIGYLAGWLGEAVPGFVFAATAVVGLLVGLSYYLKVTRFHKTGMTTQVAAVVTFLLGLMVYASLESYAIFIAVLMVVLLEIKPRLREFEAHLSSTDINAAVLLLAMSFIVLPVLPNEMIGPYELFNPYKTWLMAVIIAAISFVGYAAVKLFGHKRGLFITGAAGGLISSTGVAVSLSKMFANQFSLLNNYAAGVAVACTFMYLRVLFEAAVIYPALAKLLAPAFLAATAVGLLFTYYLYTRSQSADIHLENEAITKNPLQLSEAIKFGLIFGVIYGAIAFTENRFGNVGVYIVSLISGITDVDAITLSLSELSKDGKLLKSTAMNGIVIASVTNSLVKLGIVFWIGGLKLGWRTAQFFILTLGSMATVLSLTEFFLL
- a CDS encoding TOBE domain-containing protein codes for the protein MKTSARNQIKATVTEIIGGTVNSEVVMDVAGTPLKAIITKEAVSEMGLTAGSEVYAIIKASFVMIAKEKPGKISTRNVIETTVSDMIEGPVSCELKLAMGSAVLTAIITEEAAKELGVAKGDTVYALIKASAIILAQ